From the genome of Lawsonella clevelandensis, one region includes:
- a CDS encoding ComEC/Rec2 family competence protein, which translates to MPPFSRNDTHLPHRHGDRVHDIRLVVPALCLWATALAGAEGGIHILGGIVASASVGAVIVWRVRRRRLESPLASLILAALLAVVLGGAAVLPHLFLTELGRRELYSAPTTASGLSAPFAARTPVAARTPVAAHAPSVTASAPRLLGSPTAASSRVVIGRITSRPLHNVTGTRFTLRTAHGEMIIHARAAQFQKLVLGQRVTLVVKPLRPPDHHLSLGEWRAIYLRSARAPQGMWAFSALVARQWEEALTLADTAGLTTSLHALARGMTIGDTSGLTPDQQRCYRASGLTHLTAVSGANVSYVLLLAGVTLHHASPRRRVIVHSLLLVLFAALIGPEPAVLRATISGAVGVLALWEGGRSAAFPALGAGILSLIIVSPLFAVSPGFLLSVAATAALIWAAPRLAEQLTQLGLPLVVGEVLAVAAVAASSTLPLSLYLFGTASVLGVLANTVVAPVVPLITAVGLVGVATSLFFPPVGAVVLMVLLPALWWVEKVGRALGGPGWAQLALPEKLSPGLVPTLVPSLLATAVLAAAVLACHTRRGRGVVVALVIVAGVVTGGHAAGSYRHMTTCQRQPDALTLVSSASDFTASPFTATGATHTVGVKHQGSHHQSQRSVILLEGRLTAAALPHIDELAASMQHPVLVHLSTAASHATITRGSRPSAHRSGPTPFSVSPRVSPTESSVASSRVSFTPGGTPVVELAAGETVTITATNQICAIGMAR; encoded by the coding sequence ATGCCACCGTTTAGCAGGAACGATACCCACCTTCCGCACCGGCATGGGGACCGTGTCCACGACATTCGTCTCGTTGTACCGGCTCTTTGCCTGTGGGCGACTGCCCTAGCAGGTGCAGAAGGGGGGATACATATCCTGGGAGGAATTGTAGCGAGTGCGTCCGTCGGGGCTGTCATTGTGTGGCGAGTTCGCCGGCGTAGGTTAGAGTCTCCGCTCGCGTCTCTTATTCTTGCGGCGTTGCTTGCGGTAGTGCTGGGTGGTGCCGCAGTGCTGCCACACCTGTTTCTCACCGAGCTGGGGAGGCGCGAGCTCTATTCTGCGCCCACGACCGCTTCTGGCCTGTCTGCCCCATTCGCTGCCCGCACCCCGGTCGCTGCCCGCACCCCGGTAGCTGCCCATGCCCCGTCAGTTACCGCCTCCGCCCCTCGACTCCTGGGGTCCCCCACGGCAGCCTCATCGCGGGTGGTCATCGGCCGTATCACCAGTAGACCACTCCATAATGTCACTGGTACGCGCTTTACGCTACGCACCGCCCATGGGGAGATGATTATCCATGCCCGCGCAGCACAGTTTCAAAAACTTGTTTTAGGACAACGTGTCACACTGGTTGTTAAACCGTTACGGCCACCAGACCACCATCTCAGCTTGGGGGAGTGGCGGGCAATTTATCTCCGTAGTGCCCGTGCACCGCAGGGAATGTGGGCATTTTCTGCACTCGTTGCACGGCAATGGGAGGAGGCGCTTACCCTTGCTGACACAGCGGGTCTCACCACCAGTCTGCATGCGCTCGCCCGCGGAATGACCATTGGCGACACCTCCGGCCTCACTCCAGACCAGCAGCGCTGCTACCGCGCCAGTGGCCTCACTCACCTCACTGCCGTCAGTGGTGCCAATGTCAGCTATGTGCTGCTCCTCGCAGGAGTCACGCTCCATCACGCTTCCCCACGCCGCCGGGTAATCGTGCACTCTCTCCTCCTTGTTCTCTTCGCGGCGCTGATCGGTCCCGAACCAGCCGTGCTCCGTGCCACGATCAGCGGAGCCGTTGGCGTACTTGCACTGTGGGAAGGTGGACGGAGCGCCGCGTTTCCTGCACTCGGAGCAGGCATACTCAGCCTTATCATCGTCTCACCGCTTTTTGCGGTGTCCCCCGGATTTCTCCTTTCTGTAGCGGCCACCGCAGCACTCATCTGGGCGGCACCTCGCCTCGCCGAGCAACTCACACAGTTGGGTCTTCCCCTTGTTGTGGGCGAGGTGCTGGCGGTGGCAGCGGTAGCCGCCAGCAGCACACTTCCACTAAGCCTCTACCTTTTTGGGACCGCTAGCGTTCTTGGGGTGCTCGCCAATACTGTGGTTGCACCGGTTGTTCCCCTCATCACCGCTGTTGGGTTGGTGGGGGTAGCCACGAGTCTCTTCTTCCCGCCTGTGGGGGCAGTAGTGCTGATGGTGCTGTTGCCTGCATTGTGGTGGGTAGAGAAGGTGGGAAGGGCACTGGGTGGCCCCGGTTGGGCTCAGCTTGCTCTCCCCGAGAAGCTTTCCCCAGGACTTGTTCCAACTCTGGTCCCCAGCTTGCTGGCCACCGCTGTGCTTGCTGCGGCGGTGCTCGCCTGCCACACACGGAGAGGGAGGGGAGTGGTTGTCGCTCTCGTCATAGTGGCTGGGGTAGTAACGGGCGGACATGCTGCCGGAAGCTATCGGCATATGACGACCTGCCAACGTCAGCCAGATGCTCTCACTCTGGTGTCTTCGGCATCGGACTTCACCGCATCGCCTTTCACTGCCACGGGCGCTACGCACACTGTGGGGGTTAAACACCAAGGATCGCACCACCAATCGCAGCGCTCGGTCATCCTCCTAGAGGGTAGACTCACCGCAGCGGCCCTGCCACACATTGATGAACTTGCCGCCAGTATGCAGCATCCCGTTCTTGTGCATCTGAGCACGGCGGCATCCCACGCCACCATCACGCGCGGATCCCGCCCTTCTGCTCATCGCTCTGGCCCGACACCCTTCAGTGTCTCCCCGCGGGTGTCTCCTACAGAATCTTCCGTGGCGTCCTCTCGCGTGTCCTTCACTCCGGGCGGCACCCCTGTCGTCGAACTGGCAGCAGGCGAGACGGTGACAATCACCGCGACCAACCAGATTTGTGCCATCGGCATGGCAAGATAG
- the holA gene encoding DNA polymerase III subunit delta has protein sequence MNPLQLILGDEEFLIDRAIASIIRGVRAGMQSNPEELPVTKLRAGDVTPSEIVELLSPSLFAEDRVVVLEAAGEAGKEAAATIEQAVHEPAPGIVLVVVHSGGGRAKNLVTVLKKAGAEVTECPKITKVSEREAFVINEFRNLGVRPSSDAVHALLDAIGGDLRELASAVTQLVADTGGRVDSAAVRRYYAGVAGVTGFQVADDTLAGNTAAALTALRWALVGGLHPVPIADALGDSLLGMARLSAIGRVDPYSSAKTLGMPPWKIKKIQQQLRGWDAARLAQAMQIATELNGAVKGQSADAEYALEKAVREISQLAGRR, from the coding sequence GTGAACCCTCTGCAGCTCATTCTTGGTGACGAAGAATTCCTCATCGACCGTGCTATCGCCAGCATCATCCGGGGCGTGCGTGCGGGAATGCAGAGCAACCCGGAAGAACTTCCCGTTACCAAACTCCGTGCGGGCGATGTCACACCGTCCGAAATTGTCGAACTGCTGAGCCCCTCTCTCTTCGCGGAAGACCGCGTTGTTGTCCTTGAAGCAGCTGGCGAAGCCGGCAAAGAGGCAGCAGCCACCATCGAACAGGCAGTACACGAACCAGCGCCAGGGATCGTCCTAGTAGTGGTTCACAGTGGTGGAGGCCGTGCAAAAAACCTCGTTACCGTCTTAAAGAAGGCAGGTGCGGAGGTGACGGAATGCCCGAAGATCACCAAGGTGAGTGAAAGGGAGGCCTTTGTTATCAACGAGTTTCGTAACCTGGGTGTCCGTCCTAGTAGCGATGCCGTCCATGCGCTTCTTGATGCCATTGGTGGGGATCTTCGGGAGCTGGCCTCCGCAGTGACCCAATTGGTTGCGGATACTGGGGGACGGGTAGACTCAGCGGCTGTCAGGCGCTACTACGCGGGGGTGGCGGGTGTTACCGGATTTCAGGTTGCCGACGATACACTCGCGGGGAACACGGCGGCTGCGTTGACAGCTCTCCGCTGGGCACTAGTGGGAGGTCTGCATCCTGTTCCGATCGCGGATGCGTTGGGAGATTCCCTCTTAGGGATGGCACGTCTTTCTGCTATCGGTCGCGTGGATCCCTACTCTTCCGCGAAAACATTGGGTATGCCGCCCTGGAAGATCAAAAAGATTCAGCAGCAACTGCGGGGATGGGATGCTGCTCGCCTGGCGCAGGCGATGCAGATTGCTACCGAGCTGAATGGGGCAGTGAAAGGGCAATCAGCGGATGCTGAGTATGCCCTGGAGAAAGCTGTCCGGGAGATTTCTCAACTGGCAGGCCGGCGCTAA
- the rpsT gene encoding 30S ribosomal protein S20, giving the protein MANIKSQKKRIRTNERARLRNQAIKSALRTDIRAFREAAEAGDKEKATEALRVASRSLDKAVSKGVIHKNQAANKKSAMAQQTNAL; this is encoded by the coding sequence GTGGCAAACATCAAGTCCCAGAAGAAGCGGATCCGCACCAACGAGCGCGCCCGTCTTCGTAACCAGGCCATTAAGTCTGCTCTGCGTACTGATATCCGCGCCTTCCGTGAGGCAGCTGAAGCTGGCGACAAGGAAAAAGCCACTGAGGCTCTGCGCGTCGCCAGCCGCTCTCTCGACAAGGCTGTGAGCAAAGGCGTCATCCACAAGAACCAGGCGGCCAACAAGAAGTCCGCTATGGCTCAGCAGACCAACGCTCTCTAA
- a CDS encoding type II toxin-antitoxin system PemK/MazF family toxin has translation MSPAGKGGRLVGTLVRAAKNILSNPSTRRIVTRATQEAIRSFSGNTHDRQISRGGGRPTTRHAKSARSVARHLVYSPDLDGKADPGEIVWTWVEFEENASEGKDRPVLVVGRDRDTLLGLMLSSQSHRREDSNWEYLGRGSWDSQHRESYVRLDRVLEVPEAGIRREGAILDKERFEQVARRLRGEYGWS, from the coding sequence ATGAGTCCAGCTGGAAAAGGCGGCCGTCTCGTCGGTACCTTGGTGCGCGCCGCGAAGAACATTCTCAGTAATCCGTCGACGCGTCGTATTGTTACGCGTGCAACGCAGGAGGCCATCCGGAGCTTTAGCGGAAATACACACGACCGGCAGATCAGCCGTGGGGGCGGTCGACCCACCACCCGTCACGCTAAGAGTGCCCGCAGTGTAGCCCGCCACCTGGTGTACTCCCCTGATCTGGATGGCAAGGCAGATCCGGGCGAGATCGTGTGGACGTGGGTGGAGTTCGAGGAGAACGCCAGCGAAGGCAAAGATCGCCCGGTACTTGTGGTGGGTCGCGATCGTGACACGTTGTTGGGACTCATGCTGTCCTCGCAGTCGCACCGTCGCGAGGACAGCAACTGGGAGTATCTTGGCCGTGGATCCTGGGATAGCCAGCATCGGGAGAGCTACGTGCGGCTAGATCGCGTTTTAGAGGTACCAGAAGCGGGGATCCGCCGTGAGGGGGCCATCCTCGATAAGGAACGTTTTGAGCAGGTCGCGCGCCGCCTGCGGGGTGAGTACGGCTGGTCCTGA
- the lepA gene encoding translation elongation factor 4, protein MAHFAETTFTDPARIRNFCIIAHIDHGKSTLADRMLQITGVVNQREMRDQYLDRMDIERERGITIKAQNVRIPWVPKTGTCAGQEIVMHLIDTPGHVDFTYEVSRALEACEGAVLLVDAAQGIEAQTLANLYMAIDKDLEIIPVLNKIDLPAADPDRYAREIAQIIGCDPSDVIQVSAKSGIGVEELMDVIAEKVPAPTGSSSGPTRALIFDSVYDIYRGVVTYIRVMDGEIRPRTKIRMMSTGAVHELLEVGVISPEPKPTDGLGAGEVGYLITGVKDVRQSKVGDTVTTFKDGAEEPLAGYEDPKPMVYSGLYPIDASDYPDLRDALDKLQLNDAALTYEPETSVALGFGFRCGFLGLLHMEITRDRLQREFGLDLISTTPNVHYRVVTEDGTEYEVTNPSNWPEGKLREVNEPVVSSSIIVPSEFVGTTMELCQTHRGELKGMDYLSETRVELRYRLPLAEIIFDFFDSLKSRTRGYASLDYHEDGEQLSDLVKVDILLQGEAVDAFSAIVHKDYASTYGNMMTKKLRALIPRQQFEVPIQAAVGSRIIARENIRAIRKDVLAKCYGGDISRKRKLLEKQKEGKKRMKTIGRVDVPQEAFIAALSADAESDKKKN, encoded by the coding sequence ATGGCGCACTTCGCAGAGACGACGTTTACTGATCCTGCCCGGATCCGTAACTTCTGCATCATTGCCCACATCGACCATGGCAAGTCCACACTGGCCGACCGCATGCTGCAGATCACCGGTGTCGTCAACCAACGTGAAATGCGTGACCAGTACTTGGACCGCATGGACATCGAGCGGGAGCGCGGCATCACTATTAAGGCGCAGAACGTGCGTATCCCCTGGGTGCCCAAGACAGGAACCTGTGCTGGCCAAGAGATTGTCATGCACCTCATCGACACCCCCGGGCACGTCGACTTTACCTACGAGGTTTCCCGTGCTCTCGAAGCCTGCGAAGGGGCCGTGCTGCTGGTCGACGCCGCCCAGGGTATCGAAGCGCAAACCCTTGCTAACCTCTACATGGCCATCGATAAGGATCTGGAGATCATCCCCGTCCTTAACAAGATCGATCTGCCAGCTGCCGACCCGGATCGCTACGCCCGTGAAATCGCCCAAATTATCGGCTGCGATCCCAGCGACGTCATTCAGGTCTCGGCAAAGTCGGGCATCGGCGTCGAAGAGCTCATGGACGTCATCGCCGAGAAAGTTCCCGCCCCGACAGGCAGCTCCAGCGGCCCCACTCGCGCCCTCATCTTCGACTCCGTCTATGACATCTACCGCGGAGTCGTCACCTACATTCGTGTGATGGACGGGGAAATCCGCCCCCGTACCAAGATTCGCATGATGTCGACTGGTGCCGTCCACGAACTCCTGGAAGTGGGCGTTATCTCGCCCGAGCCAAAACCCACCGATGGACTTGGTGCGGGAGAGGTAGGCTACCTCATCACCGGTGTGAAAGACGTCCGTCAGTCCAAAGTGGGCGACACCGTCACCACCTTTAAAGACGGAGCAGAAGAACCCTTGGCCGGCTATGAAGATCCAAAGCCCATGGTCTATTCCGGTCTTTATCCTATCGATGCCTCCGACTACCCCGACCTGCGCGATGCGCTAGACAAGCTGCAGCTCAATGACGCTGCCCTTACCTACGAGCCGGAGACCTCTGTGGCACTGGGCTTCGGCTTCCGCTGCGGCTTCCTCGGCCTCCTCCACATGGAGATCACCCGCGATCGTCTGCAGCGCGAGTTTGGGTTGGACCTCATCTCCACCACACCCAACGTGCACTACCGGGTTGTCACCGAAGACGGTACCGAGTACGAGGTGACAAACCCCTCCAATTGGCCGGAAGGCAAACTCCGGGAAGTCAACGAGCCCGTCGTGAGCTCCTCGATTATTGTGCCCAGCGAGTTTGTGGGCACCACCATGGAGCTGTGCCAAACCCACCGCGGTGAGTTGAAGGGCATGGATTACTTGTCTGAGACACGCGTGGAACTGCGCTACCGTCTACCCCTTGCCGAAATCATCTTCGACTTCTTCGACTCTCTGAAGTCACGGACCCGTGGATACGCCTCACTGGACTACCACGAGGACGGTGAGCAGCTGTCCGACCTGGTAAAGGTCGATATTCTATTGCAGGGCGAAGCAGTGGACGCATTCTCCGCTATTGTCCACAAGGATTATGCCTCCACCTACGGCAATATGATGACGAAGAAACTGCGAGCCCTCATCCCCCGACAGCAGTTCGAAGTGCCTATTCAGGCAGCAGTCGGCTCGCGCATTATTGCCCGCGAGAATATCCGCGCCATCCGCAAGGACGTCTTGGCCAAGTGCTACGGCGGCGACATTTCCCGTAAGCGCAAGCTGCTGGAAAAGCAGAAGGAGGGCAAGAAGCGGATGAAGACCATCGGCCGCGTAGACGTGCCGCAGGAAGCCTTCATCGCAGCTCTCTCCGCCGACGCAGAAAGCGACAAGAAAAAGAACTAG
- a CDS encoding carboxylesterase/lipase family protein codes for MAENDTTTVTSPRGVPSPFVVTTRSGQVQGLDRTHDVVFYSIPYAAPLSGISRFAKPEPPLPWDGIRDCTAPGSTAQDFSTTPNPTIPEVVRPGAEKLNLTIYAPKDALPQPGKLPLAHPLPVFVWIHGGSFIVGENACDWWDGAKFTAAGVIVVTINYRLDAEGWLPLPDAPQNRGMLDQLAALQWVQRNISAFGGDPQRVTIGGQSAGGTSALCLASNPAAQGLFQQVFSCSPAFVRLPADGGAKGIVKAARRAMPFRTFTADALSQWPLQKMEKLSLRMRRSNPLGLPFYPVRDKATQPQSLTDAADSALFQHYPMLIGSTSEEFDSVTFNGALKLLSRLGVEISLSTAGVDPSRRNSVIAAHHDDIHEGRVGAVMSDTMIRATVATAIEGRVLDQPAEESRTWVYDYRWPGRQGAAHCADLPIWFGTLGAKTANNVVGPVTTTDPSDPTAAVLDDAAGQTTADLMHSALQHFIADGNPGWPTYNETTRVCMVWDEKPHVEMDCYRAARSTWGLS; via the coding sequence ATGGCTGAAAACGACACCACTACTGTGACCTCTCCACGTGGAGTCCCTTCCCCCTTTGTTGTCACCACCCGGTCCGGGCAGGTCCAAGGGCTTGACCGCACCCACGACGTGGTCTTCTACAGCATCCCCTACGCTGCTCCCCTCTCCGGCATTTCCCGCTTTGCCAAACCCGAGCCACCACTGCCCTGGGATGGCATTCGCGACTGCACCGCCCCCGGTTCCACCGCCCAAGACTTCTCCACCACACCCAACCCCACCATCCCAGAGGTGGTACGGCCCGGCGCAGAAAAGCTCAATCTCACGATCTACGCGCCCAAAGATGCTCTCCCCCAACCGGGCAAACTTCCGCTAGCGCATCCGCTCCCCGTCTTTGTGTGGATTCATGGCGGCAGCTTCATTGTGGGCGAAAATGCCTGTGACTGGTGGGACGGTGCGAAGTTCACCGCCGCCGGCGTCATCGTGGTCACCATCAACTATCGGCTCGATGCGGAAGGCTGGCTGCCACTGCCGGATGCACCCCAGAACCGCGGTATGCTCGACCAGCTAGCCGCCCTCCAATGGGTGCAGCGGAATATCTCCGCATTCGGTGGCGACCCCCAGCGTGTCACTATTGGAGGCCAGTCTGCGGGTGGCACAAGCGCTCTCTGCCTGGCTTCGAATCCTGCCGCTCAGGGACTTTTCCAGCAGGTATTTTCATGCTCACCCGCGTTCGTCCGTCTCCCCGCAGACGGGGGTGCAAAGGGGATCGTTAAGGCGGCTCGCCGCGCAATGCCATTCCGAACTTTCACGGCCGATGCACTGTCACAATGGCCGCTGCAGAAGATGGAGAAGCTCTCCCTCCGGATGCGGCGCAGCAACCCACTCGGTCTCCCCTTTTACCCGGTGCGCGATAAGGCTACCCAGCCGCAGTCCCTGACTGACGCGGCTGACAGTGCCCTTTTCCAGCACTATCCAATGCTCATTGGATCCACCTCGGAAGAGTTCGATTCAGTCACTTTTAACGGTGCACTGAAGCTGCTCTCCCGACTGGGCGTGGAAATTTCTCTCTCCACGGCGGGCGTGGATCCCAGCCGGAGAAACAGTGTGATTGCCGCTCACCACGACGACATCCACGAAGGCCGCGTGGGGGCCGTCATGTCTGACACCATGATTCGAGCTACTGTCGCCACCGCGATTGAAGGGCGCGTCCTTGACCAACCGGCTGAAGAGTCCCGCACCTGGGTCTATGACTATCGTTGGCCAGGTCGGCAAGGGGCTGCCCACTGCGCAGACCTCCCCATATGGTTTGGCACGCTCGGGGCAAAGACTGCCAACAACGTAGTGGGCCCCGTCACCACAACTGATCCTAGTGATCCGACTGCTGCAGTATTAGATGATGCCGCCGGGCAAACTACCGCAGATCTCATGCATAGTGCGCTACAGCACTTCATTGCCGACGGTAACCCGGGATGGCCCACCTATAACGAGACGACGCGTGTCTGCATGGTGTGGGATGAGAAACCCCATGTGGAAATGGACTGCTATCGGGCTGCCCGGAGTACGTGGGGACTTAGTTAG
- a CDS encoding M3 family metallopeptidase, translating into MSTANPLLAPSTLPYGLPDFSVIRDEHVMPALEEALRRHSVEIAAIADSPDAPTAANTVVALERSGQDLARVLGYFFTVAGADATDERLRMEAEIAPLIAQHSDDMYMNPQLFRRIDAVFQALPESLGRIEVKGQVTAAQLDAETVALVQRYHDLFLRHGAGLAEEAQARIREINAELSQLSSEFGDNLLTDTQLRAVHITEESELAGVADAQKSFFAETARAAGKTGWLVPLGLPTAQPILEQLSDPAVRARVYEASLQRGGRRSEQIAHRMAVLRAEKATLFGYHTFAEFVISDETAGTPEAALELLSDLAPAAVRNAESERKDLVAMAEAAGDTSFTAADWPYYAEKVRAAHYALDSAMLKPYFRLQSVVEKGVFRAAETLYGLRIVKRSDLVGYTPDTDVWEVTDAETGEGIALLLTDYFTRPTKRGGAWMNSIVDQNYLLGQKPIIINVLNLTPAPAGEEVLLTLDEVETLFHEFGHALHGMLSSVVYPLFSGTNVPRDFVEFPSQFNEMWTLHEDTLPVYAHSAAGETIPSELVQKVRAAQQFGQGFATVEYLAACIIDMAWHTLTHAEALALGDDLDVAAFERAALQRAGLLVDGVAPRYRTRYYQHIFSNGYSAGYYSYLWSEVLDADTVDWFNEQGGLVPEAGRRFREKILSRGGAIDYMAAYRDFRGRDKDVTPLLRRRGLV; encoded by the coding sequence GTGTCCACTGCTAACCCGCTGTTGGCCCCCTCCACGCTGCCCTACGGTTTGCCTGACTTTTCCGTTATTCGCGACGAGCATGTGATGCCGGCACTGGAAGAGGCACTACGCCGCCATAGTGTTGAAATCGCAGCTATTGCGGACTCTCCGGATGCCCCTACCGCCGCTAATACGGTGGTGGCCTTGGAACGAAGTGGGCAGGACCTTGCCCGTGTCTTGGGGTATTTCTTTACGGTGGCAGGTGCTGATGCGACGGATGAGCGGCTGCGAATGGAAGCGGAGATCGCCCCGCTTATCGCCCAGCACTCTGACGACATGTATATGAATCCGCAGCTTTTCCGCCGTATTGATGCTGTGTTCCAGGCGTTGCCAGAGAGCCTGGGGAGGATTGAGGTGAAGGGCCAGGTAACAGCAGCGCAGTTGGATGCGGAGACGGTGGCGTTGGTGCAGCGTTATCACGACCTTTTCCTGCGCCATGGGGCAGGCCTTGCCGAGGAGGCGCAGGCTCGGATCCGGGAGATTAATGCCGAGCTGTCTCAGCTGTCTTCAGAGTTCGGCGACAACTTGCTCACGGATACGCAGCTACGAGCCGTCCACATCACGGAGGAATCCGAACTTGCGGGTGTAGCCGACGCGCAGAAGTCCTTCTTCGCTGAAACTGCCCGTGCCGCAGGAAAGACGGGTTGGCTTGTCCCCCTGGGGTTGCCGACTGCTCAACCTATTCTCGAACAATTGTCTGATCCAGCTGTACGTGCTCGCGTGTATGAGGCCTCTTTACAGCGTGGTGGTAGGCGCAGCGAGCAGATAGCACACCGTATGGCGGTGCTTCGGGCGGAAAAGGCGACACTGTTTGGCTACCACACGTTTGCGGAATTCGTCATTTCCGACGAAACAGCAGGCACCCCGGAGGCTGCGCTGGAGCTTCTTTCTGATCTCGCTCCGGCAGCAGTCCGAAACGCGGAGAGTGAACGGAAAGACCTCGTGGCGATGGCGGAAGCGGCTGGGGATACTAGCTTTACCGCTGCAGACTGGCCGTACTACGCAGAGAAAGTACGAGCCGCCCACTATGCCCTCGATAGCGCCATGCTTAAACCCTATTTTCGCCTGCAGAGTGTGGTGGAGAAGGGCGTCTTTCGGGCTGCGGAAACGCTTTATGGGTTACGCATTGTGAAACGCTCCGACTTAGTGGGCTACACCCCGGATACGGATGTGTGGGAAGTGACGGATGCGGAAACGGGGGAGGGGATTGCGCTGTTGCTCACCGATTACTTTACACGCCCGACAAAGCGGGGTGGCGCCTGGATGAATAGCATCGTTGACCAGAACTATCTCCTGGGGCAGAAACCCATTATCATTAACGTTCTCAACCTCACTCCTGCCCCTGCCGGTGAGGAGGTTCTTCTGACCCTTGACGAGGTAGAGACCCTCTTCCACGAGTTTGGCCACGCCCTGCATGGGATGCTCAGCTCGGTGGTCTATCCGCTCTTCTCTGGGACAAATGTGCCGCGGGATTTTGTGGAGTTTCCCTCCCAGTTCAATGAGATGTGGACTCTGCACGAGGACACGCTGCCGGTCTATGCCCACAGCGCAGCGGGGGAGACTATCCCCAGCGAGCTGGTTCAGAAAGTGCGAGCCGCACAGCAGTTCGGACAGGGTTTTGCGACGGTGGAGTACTTGGCTGCCTGCATTATTGATATGGCATGGCACACTCTCACCCATGCGGAGGCTCTCGCTTTAGGTGACGACCTGGATGTGGCAGCTTTCGAACGTGCTGCCCTGCAGCGGGCGGGACTGTTAGTGGACGGTGTTGCACCGCGCTACCGCACTCGCTACTACCAGCACATTTTTAGTAATGGATATTCAGCTGGCTACTACAGCTATCTGTGGTCCGAAGTGTTGGATGCAGATACGGTGGACTGGTTCAACGAACAGGGTGGGTTGGTGCCGGAGGCGGGCCGCCGTTTCCGGGAGAAGATTCTCTCCCGTGGCGGGGCAATCGACTACATGGCGGCTTACCGGGACTTCCGGGGTCGTGATAAGGATGTCACTCCACTGTTGCGACGCCGGGGTTTAGTCTAA
- the hemW gene encoding radical SAM family heme chaperone HemW codes for MPSSAHTPTDAPTPQVPWECVDRQALATRPFGIYLHVPFCTSRCGYCDFNTYALHTFPAGPTGDPITTWADQLCHEIRLGAQLLADRGVTPPPASTVFFGGGTPSLLGDRLPAILAVVRECCGIAPGAEITSEANPESTSPELFECWRKAGVNRLSLGMQSSSPQVLALLDRNHDPTRAVSAIREAQAVGFEHLNLDLIYGTPGETADDVTRSVETVVETGVDHVSAYALTVEPGTALFRKIVRGEIAPVDEDVQADRYYQIDAALQQAGFAWYEVSNWARSHEARCRHNLGYWEGGNWWAAGPGAHGYLGGVRWSIRKNPRSYGALLAHGIYPADWCEVLTAEELREETIMLRLRVRDGLHRSVLTPAQAQVAATAVGDGLATWEGEYLVLTTRGRLLADGVIGDLLLVDD; via the coding sequence ATGCCGTCGTCTGCCCACACACCGACGGACGCTCCTACCCCACAGGTTCCGTGGGAGTGTGTCGATCGACAGGCTCTCGCCACCCGGCCCTTTGGCATCTATCTTCACGTCCCTTTTTGCACGTCGCGCTGCGGCTACTGTGATTTCAATACGTACGCACTCCACACTTTTCCCGCTGGTCCTACCGGAGACCCCATCACCACTTGGGCAGACCAGTTGTGCCATGAGATACGCCTGGGGGCACAGTTATTGGCAGACCGGGGGGTAACGCCACCTCCTGCGAGCACAGTGTTTTTCGGGGGAGGTACGCCCAGTCTTCTTGGAGATCGTCTTCCCGCAATTTTGGCAGTGGTGCGGGAGTGTTGTGGGATCGCGCCAGGGGCAGAGATCACAAGTGAGGCCAACCCGGAAAGTACCTCGCCGGAACTGTTCGAATGCTGGCGGAAGGCGGGGGTTAATCGGCTCTCCCTCGGTATGCAGTCCAGCTCTCCGCAGGTGCTGGCGCTCCTCGACCGGAATCACGACCCAACCCGAGCGGTTTCCGCCATTCGGGAGGCGCAGGCTGTTGGTTTTGAGCACCTCAACCTCGATCTTATTTACGGTACCCCTGGGGAGACTGCAGACGATGTGACTCGCAGTGTAGAGACGGTGGTGGAGACCGGGGTCGATCATGTGTCCGCCTACGCGTTAACTGTTGAACCCGGAACTGCCCTTTTCCGCAAGATCGTACGCGGCGAGATTGCGCCGGTGGATGAGGATGTGCAAGCGGACCGCTACTATCAGATTGATGCGGCGCTGCAGCAGGCTGGCTTTGCCTGGTATGAAGTGTCCAACTGGGCACGTTCGCATGAGGCGCGCTGCCGGCACAACCTGGGCTATTGGGAGGGTGGGAACTGGTGGGCTGCTGGCCCGGGAGCACATGGCTATCTGGGTGGTGTGCGGTGGAGTATCCGCAAAAATCCCCGTAGCTATGGGGCGTTGTTGGCCCACGGCATTTACCCAGCTGACTGGTGCGAGGTATTGACGGCGGAAGAACTGCGGGAAGAGACCATCATGTTGCGACTTCGGGTGCGTGATGGGTTGCACCGTAGTGTGCTCACCCCTGCACAAGCGCAGGTGGCTGCCACGGCGGTAGGAGATGGTCTGGCAACGTGGGAGGGAGAGTACCTGGTCCTGACAACGCGGGGACGGTTGCTGGCCGATGGTGTGATTGGAGACTTGCTTCTCGTAGACGACTAG